GTACACCTTCCGCGGCTCCCCGACCTGTTCGACCCGGCCGTCGTTCATCACCGCCATCCGGTCGGAAATCGACAGTGCCTCCTCCTGATCGTGGGTGACGTAAACGGTGGTTATCCCCAGCTCGGTCTGGATCCGCTTTACTTGCAGGCGGAGTCGTTCGCGGAGCCGGGCGTCGAGTGCGCTCATCGGCTCGTCGAGCAACAGCAGCTCCGGCCCCGGTGCGAGCGCGCGGGCGATCGCCACGCGCTGTTGCTGTCCGCCCGAAAGCGACTCCGGGGTACGTCCCTGCATCCCGGGGAGGTCGACGAGTTCGAGCAGTTCCGCGACGCGGTCGTCACTGGAGTTCCCGTCGGGGGGATCCGCAAATCGGAGTCCGTAGCCGACGTTCTCGCCGACGGTCATGTGGGGAAACAGCGCGTAGTTTTGAAACACGACGCCGATGTCCCGCGACTCGGGCGGGACGCCGGTCACATCCGTCCCGCCGATCCGGATCGTTCCCTCGGTGGGTGACTCGAACCCCGCGATCAGGCGAAGCGTCGTGGTCTTTCCACAGCCGGACGGCCCAACGAGCGTGAAAAACTCCCCCTCGTGGACCGAAAGCGAGACGTCACGGAGGGCATGTGTGTCGCCGTACGTCCGGGTGACGCCGTCGAGTTCGACCGCCGTGGGGTCGTCACCGTCCGTGTGCGCTCCGTTTCCGCGGGGCGACCGTTCGCGAGCCATCAGTGTCGTACGTACCCCCCGAGCCGTTCGACGACGATGAAACTGGCGCTCGTCACCACGAGCAGGACGACCCCCATGGCGGTCGCCGGGCCGAGTCTCCGCCCGAGATACCGCTCGACGGCGACCGGCATCGTGTAGCTGTCGGTGCCGGTCGCGAGGACGATCGTGGAGTTGAACTCGCCGATGCTGATCGCGACCGCGAAGGCGGCGCCCGCGACGACGCCGGGCCACACGAGCGGCAGTTCGACGTCCACGAGCGCCCGAACCCGGGAGGCGCCCAGCGCCCGCGCCGACTCCGTCAACGCCGGATCCAGCCCCTCGAGCCCGGGGGCGACGTTTCGCGTGACGAACGGATAGGCGCTTACCGCGTGGGCGGCGACGATCGCGACCGCGCCGGCGACGGTGATCCGCCAGCCGCCGATCTCGACGCCGAACACCAGCCCCCGGAGCAGCCCGAGCCCGACGATGATCCCCGAGACCGCAAACGGCGCCATCGCCAGCGCGTCGACGACTTTCCGGCCGCGATACCGGCGCGTGGTGGCGACCGCGACGGCCAGCCCCATCGGCACCGCCACGAACAGGGTCGCGAGCGCGAACGCAAGCGAGTTTCTGACTGCAGGCCACGGCTGCACCTGAAACGCCGCCCCCGTGGCCTGCCGCTCCAGGAGGAACCGGTAGTGGTCCAGCGTGAACCCGCCGGGGCCGGTGAGGCTCGCCCAGATCATGCTGGCGAGCGGCAGCAGGAACACCGTCACCGCGACGAGGGCGTAGCCGGCGACCGCGAACCGTTCGAGGAGGGCAGTCGGCGTCCACTTCCGGGGAACGAGCAGCTTTCGCCGTCCGGGGGCCGCTGCGCCGCGCCGGACGGCGTTTGCCGCCTCGTACCGGAGGTACGCGTAGGTGAGCGACAGCGAGATGACGAGCTCGAGGATCGCCAGCCCGGCGGCGTCCGCGTAGTTGAGATCGCGGATCAGCCGGTAGACGAACACCTCGACGGTCGCCAGCTGGAACCCGCCCAGCGCCAGCACGATCGGAAACGACGCGAACGTGAACACGAACGTCAGCGTCGCCCCCATCAACACGGCGGGATACAGCTGCGGAGCGACGACGTCCAGGAACGCCCGGTGGGGGGACGCACCCAGCGATCGGGCGGTTTCGACGGCCCGGGCGTCGACGGCCTCCCAGGCGGCGGTGACCACCCGCGCAACCAGCGGCGCATTATAAAAGGCGTGTGCGATAACGATCGCCTCCAGCGTGAACATCAGCTCGACGGGGCCGAGGCCCACCGTCCCCAGGATCGCGTTGAGTGTGCCGTCCCGGCCGAACGTCGCCACGAAGCCGACCGCGACCATGATCGACGGCAGCACGAACGGGAGGATCGTGAGCGAGCGCAGCGTCTCCCGGCCGCGGAACTCGAAGCGCGCGAGGATCCACGCCGCCGGCACGCCGAGCGCGACGCTGGCGACGGTCGACAGCGCCGCCTGGTACGCCGTGAACCCGAGTATGCCCAGCTGGCGATCCGGGCTCGCAACCTGCCGCAGCACCTCCCCGGGCGGCTCCCCCGACAGGAGTCGGCCCAGCTCTCCCATATAAAAGGGATCGGTCAGGATCGAGACGAACACGGAGCCGGTGAGCAGTCCCTCCGGGATGAACGCCTCGCGAAACACGGTGGCGACCGGGTAATAAAAGACGGCGACGAGTACCAACCCCGTCGCCGCGGCTCCCAGCCCGATCGCGTAGCGTTCGATCCCGGCGAACGCCCGGCGGGTCGCGGTGTCGCTTGCGGGGTCGTCCGCCGTGTCTCTTCCGGCGTCGTCCGACGCCGGCGCCGACGTCTCCTCGGTCACGTCAGAACGACTCCCGTCGACCGACTAGTCAGTTGCCCGCGAACTGGCGTTCCCACTCGGAGATCCACTCCTCGAGTCCCCCGGCGAGTTCGTCGTAGCCGAACGTCACCGGTGTCGGGGGCTCGTGGGCGTACTGGGAGTACTCCTCGGGGAGTTCGGCGTCGTCGGTCGCCGGGAACTGGACGTTCCGCTGGGCGATCTCCCCCTGGACACCGGGCCGGAGCATGAACCCGAGGAACTCCCGTGCGAGGTCGGGGGCGTTGGCGTCGGCAAAGCGCGCCATCCCCTCGGGGTTGGCGTACCCCTCGTCGTCGAGGAACCTGATCTGGTGTTGATCGAGGTCGGCCCCCTCCTGGCTGGCGAACACCTGGTCCGTCGAGTAGGAGACCACCATCGGCGCCTCCCCGCCCATCCACGCCGAGTACGCGTCGTTCCACGAGCCGAGCACCCGGACGTCGTTCTCCTGGAGGTCCGCCCAGAAGTCGAGATAGTCGTCGCCGTAACGGTGAACCGTATGCAGCAGGAACGCCCGTCCGGTCGTCGACTGTCCCGGGTTCTGTGCGATCAGCTCCCCGCGGTGGTCCTCCTCGAGCAGACCGTCGAACGTCTCCGGGGCCTCGGTCTCCGTGGAGTCGTACACCAGGCTGATGTAGCCGGTGTCGTACGGGACCGCCCGTCCCTCGGGATCGAACTCCAGCCCGTCGCGGATCCGGTCGCGCCGCTCGAGGTCGCCGGGCCCGTCGAACAGCGGCTCCGAGAGCGCGCCGTCGACCCGGACCAGATCGTCCGCGTTCAACCCCACATAGACGTCCGCTTCGGTTTCCACGCCGGCATCGGCCCGCTCGATGTAGTAGTTCACGTCGTTCGGCGGAGTCTGCCAGATCAGCGTCGCGTCGAACTCCGACTCGAACGTCTCCTTGATCCACGCCCCGGGGCTCGTGCTCGGCGCGTCGACGAACGAGTCGTAGGTGCCGACTACGAGCGTGTCCGGGTCGTCCGATCCGGCGGTCGCACCCGGTTCCGTCTCGGTCCCGTCGCCGGGTTCTGTCGGCGTGTCGCCGCCGTTCGACTGTTCGGCGCTGCAGCCGGCCAGAAGCGCCGTCGCCCCCGCCGCGCCCGCCGTGGCGAGGAACCGCCGTCGCGTCGACGACTCGGTCGTGTGTGTTCCGTCGGTTCCGATCATCACTCAGTGATTTCACCCGGTTATACTTAAGGTCGGCGGCAGGGACGCGTTCGGGGGCGGCGGCAGGACGGTCGGCACGGAACCTGTCGCGTCTGTCGGATCTTCCGTCAGTCCTGGAGCCGGTTCCTGACGAACGACGCCAGCAGGGGAACGTCCCGGAGGTGCAGCAGCTTGGCAATCGCGCGTTTGTCGCCGCTGTTGGCGAGCGCGAGCGTGTCGGGATCCAGGTGGGCGAGATCCCGAAGGAGAGTGTCGTACCGTTCGTTCGGGGCGAAGTACATCAGTTCGGTCATCAGCAGGCGGGCGTCCATCCGGGGGGCGACCTCGCGGTGCCAGAGTTCTTCGTACAGGGAGATGTTCTCCGCGGAGGTGTCCTGCTCTTCCGGGGTGAGACAGTGATCGACGGTCATCGCGGCCGCCCGCGCCGAGCGCATCCCCTTGTGGATACCCTCCCCCCACAGCGGGTCGATTGAAGGGACGGTGTCGCCGATCGCTATGAAGTTGTCCGTGCTCAGCTCTCCGGGTGACTGGATATGCGCCGACCCCCGATGCTGTTTGCCTTCGATGGGCTCGGCGTCAGCAAATCGGGGGTCGGTGTCGATCCAGTGCTGGAGGTAGCCGTCGACTGTGCGGCGCTCGTCGCCGTACCGCTGGTAGCTCTCGTTTTGGATGTAACAGACGCCGACTTTCGCGGTGTTCTCGCCGGTGTGGAAGATCCACGAGTAGCCCCCCGGGGCGTACTCGTGGTCCAGACGGAGCATCATCGCGTCGTGAAGGTCGGCGTAGCCCTCGTGACCGAGCTGAAGCCCTTCGAGTTCGTATTCGATGCCGATCGCCTGGTGATCCCGCTGCAGGTCGCTTACCCCAAGCGCCTTCGCGAGTGGGGCCGACGGACCGGTCGCGTCGATAACGACGTCGCCGTACACCGTCTCGGTGCCGTTGTACTCGACGCCGACGATCTCGCCGTCTTCCATAACCGGACCCGACACCCGGGCATCGAACCGGTACTCCGCGCCGGCCTCTTGACCGTCCTCGACGAGGAACTGCTTGAAGTCGGCGAACTCCAGCACCGCGCCCGTCTGCTCTTGAATGAAATACTCGTTCGGGGATTCGATGACGACGGTGTCGGTGAACTGCATCACCACGTCGTCGGGAATCCCGAACGCTGTCAACATCGAGGGGAACGTTCCCCCGGTCGACTTGTTGCTCTGTCGCGGGAACCCATCCTCCGGCTCGGTTTCCAGAACGACGACGTCGAAACCCCGGTTCGCGAGGTCGCGCGCACACTGTGCGCCGGCCGGACCAGCCCCGGCGATTACGACGTCGTACCCGTCGTGCATGAGGCGTGAGTACGTGAGGATCGTAAAATAACCCGGGGAAACCCGACGGGAATCCTCGATAGTGTCATCCGACAGTCATTTTCTCGCGCCCCGGCTCTATCAGCCGGTCGAGATACTCCGCAAGCGCGCCTTTCGCGTCGGCTGGATGGAGTTCGCCCGATTCCAGGTCGCTCGCGAGGTCCTCGTAGGCGTCGTAGGTGAGGTCGCCCCCGTACTTCTCGGGGCGTTCGACGACGACCGACTCGAACCTGGGGAACACGTGGTACTGGAACAGTTCGAGGACGGGGTTCTCCCGCTCGTTGCCGACCTCGTCGGGGTCGGGATCCCGCGTCGGCGGACAGAAGGCGTCGTTGACCTTCCGCTCGATCTCCTCGCGGGTATCCTCCATCGAGATCGTCACGCCCGTCGAGGAGGACATCTTCCCGACGCCGGACCCGAGGTCGGCGATGATCGGCGTGTGCAAGCAGGGGCGCGCCTCGTAGCCCAGATCCTCGATCTCCTCGCGGTGGAGCATGTGGACCTTCCGCTGGTCCATGCCGCCGACCGCCAGATCCAGATCCAGGTACTCGATGTCCAGCGCCTGCATCAGCGGGTAGACGACGTGGCTCACCTTCGCGGTCTCGCCGCTTTGCAGCTCGGCCATCGCCCGCTGTGCTCGGTTGAGCGTCGTCGACAGTTCGAGTTCGTGGAGATCGAGCACGTACTCCTCGTCGAGCTGGAACTGTGACCCGTAGACGAATTCGGTGGTGTCGGGGTCGAGTCCGTACGCGAGGAACTGCTCGCGCATCCGCTCTGCGGTCTCGCGGATCTCCTCGAAGGTTCCCTTCCCGTTGAGGTAGGCGTGGACGTCCGCCAGCAGCACGACCACGTCCATGCCGACCTCCTGGAGGTCGATCAGCTTGTTGGCCGTCAGCATGTGGCCCAGATGGAGGACGCCGGACGGCTCGTACCCGACGTACGCCCGTGCTCCGTCCGGATCCGCGGCCAGCGCTTCGACCTCGTCTTCGGTGATCACCTCGTCGGCGTTCCGGGTGAGCAGTTCGTAGGCGTCCATACTCCCGAATCCGCGGGCGGCGGGATATGACTTCTGGATGCCGTCGGCACGCGACAGTTCTTTTAGGAAGATACTTCCCGCTCGCTCCCGGATTCAGTGACATGGCTCAATTCGTCGTGAGCGGTCGGTTCCAGACGAGAGAGGACAAACAGGCGTTCGAACGAGCGATCGACGCCGAAAACGAGTCGGTCGCCCGCGAGCACGTGTTCTCGCAGTTCGGCAGCGAGCACGGACTCAAGCGCATGCAGGTCGAAATCGAGGAGGTGCGCGCACAATGATGGGTGGCGGACAACAGCAGCTCCAGCAGCTCTCCCAGGAGCTCCAGATGATCGAAGGGGAGATCGAGGAGCTCGAAGGCGAGATCGAACGGATCAACCAGGAGAAAGCCGACATCGACGACGCGATGGAGGCGATCGAACTGCTCGAGAGCGACTCGACGGTGCAGGTCCCCCTCGGCGGCGGCGCGTACGTCCGGGCGGAGGTCCAGGACATCGACGAGATCATCGTCAAGATCGGCGCCGACTACGCGCTCGAACAGGACCAAGAGGAGGCAGCGGACGCCCTGGAGCTGAAAAAGGAGTCGCTCGACGACCAGATCGAGGAGGTCCGCGAGCAGATCAGCGAACTCGAAAGCGAGAGCGAACGGCTCGAGGCGCAGGCCCAGCAGATGCAACAGCAGATGCAACAACAGCAGATGCAGCAGATGCAGCAGGAAGGCCAGGACGAGTAGAGCCGTGTTCGACGGACTCAAAGACAAGCTGAACGGGTTCCGCGAGGACGTCGAAGACTCGGCCGAAGTCGAAGGGGAAGTTGAAGCGGATATCGAAGCGGGAGTCGAAGCGGACGTCGAAACGGAAGCGGAGGTAGAGGCCGAGGAGTCGGCCGACAGCACAGAGGCCGGACGCGCCGATCCGGAGGCGAGTGACGCCGAGTCGGAGGCGAGTGACGCCGACGAGGACAGCGACGGCCCCGGCACGTTCGCACGAGCGAAGGCGTTCGCGACCGGCCGGATCATCATCGAGGAGGAGGATCTCGAGGAGCCGCTGTGGGAGCTCGAGATGGCGCTTCTGGAAAGCGACGTGGAGATGAGCGTCGCGGAACGGATCCTCGAGAACGTCCGGGAGAACATGCTCGGCGAGACGAGAAAGCAGGTCGAGACGACCGGCGAACTCGTCGAATCGGCGCTGCAGGACGCCCTGCTCGACGTCATCTCGGTGGGGCAGTTCGACTTCCAGCGCCGGATCGAGGGGGCCGAACCACCGGTAGTGATCGTCTTCACCGGCGTCAACGGCGTCGGAAAGACCACGAGCATCGCGAAGCTCTCGGAGTGGCTCGCAGACCGGGGCTACTCGTCGGTGCTCGCCAACGGCGACACCTATCGGGCGGGTGCAAACGAGCAGATATCCGAGCACGCCGATCGGCTCGGTCGGAAGCTGATCAGCCACGAGCAGGGCGGCGACCCCGCCGCGGTCATCTACGACGGCGTGGAGTACGCGAAAGCCAACGACGTCGACATCGTGCTGGGCGACACCGCCGGACGGCTCCACACCAGCGACGACCTGATGTCACAGCTGGAGAAGATCGATCGGGTCGTGGACCCGGACCTGACGCTGTTCGTCGACGAGGCGGTCGCCGGACAGGACGCGGTCCAGCGCGCGAAACAGTTCAACGAGGCCGCCGAGATCGACGGGACGATCCTCACGAAGGCCGACGCCGACTCCTCGGGCGGGGCGGCGATCTCGATCGCGTACGTCACCGGCAAGCCGATCCTCTTTCTGGGAACCGGCCAGGAGTACGACGACCTCGAGCGGTTCGATCCAGAAGAGCTCGTGGATCGGCTGGTCGGAGAGTAGGATCCACCGCGTTCCACGTCGAGTTCGGTTCCTTCGGCTGCCAGGAGTTCGTTTTCAGTCAGCAGCGCCCGGTGCGACCTGCCCGCCGAGCATCTCCCGGAGGTCGGCCTGCGGCTCCCCGATCGGCTGGAGGCCGTACTCGGCGTTCAGCGCTTCCACCAGCTCCGGGGTGAGGAACTCCGGAATCGACGGGCCAAGCCGGATGTCCTCGACACCCAGCGAGAGCAGTCCCAACAGGACCGCGACCGCCTTCTGTTCGAACCACGAGAGCACGATGCTCACCGGCAGGTCGTTCACCCCGCAGTCGAGTTCCTCCGCGAGGGCGGTGGCGATCCGGACCGTCGAGTAGGAGTTGTTACACTGTCCCTGATCGAGGAACCGCGGGATCTCTGTCCCCGGGACGGTGCCGAACTCGAGATCGTTGAACCGGAACTTCCCGCAGGAGGTGGTCATCACGATGCAGTCTTCGGGGATCGATTTCACGAGTTCGCGGTAGTAATCCCGGCCGGGGGTGGGGGCGTCACACCCCGCGACAACGAAGACGTGCCGCAGTTTGCCCTCTTCGATCGCTTCGAGGATCTCGTCGGCCAGCTCCAGGACCGGCTGGTGGTGAAACCCGGTGGTCACGGTTCCGGTCGGCTCCCAGTCGACTGCAGGCAGCGACTTCGCCGTCTCGATCACGGGCGTGAAGTCGCCGTCCTCGATCGACTCGGCCTCCTCGAGCCCGGCGACGCCGGTGGTGAAAAAGCGGTCCTCGTACGCCTCGCGGGTGGGCTGGACGCAGTTGCTCGTGCCGACGATCGCCCCCGGGAAGTCGACGAACAGGGTGCGCTGGTCGTGCCAGGCGCCGCCGACGTTGCCCTTCAGGTGGTCGTACTTCGAGAGTTCGGGGTACGCGTGGGCGGGCAGCATCTCCGAGTGGGTGTACACCGATACGCCTTCGCCCTCGGACTGCTCGAGCAGTTGCTTGAGGTCGTGGAGGTCGTGGCCGGTCACCAGGATCGCGTTCCCTTCGACCCCGTTTTGCGGGACTTCAGTGGGTTCGGGGACGCCGAGCTCGTTCGTGTGCGCCTCGTCGAGCAGCTCCATCGCGGAGACCGCCGCCTCGCCCACCTCGAGGGCCTGTTCGAGTGTCTCCTCGGGGTCGAAGTTCACGTTCGTCAGTGTCGAGTACAGCGCCTCGTGGACCGCGGCGTCGACCTCCGGATCCGCATACCCCAGCCGCCGTGCGTGGGTGGCGTACGCCGAGACACCTTTGAGACCGTAAACAGTCAGATCCTGGATCCCCTGGATGTCGGGCTCTTTGCCACACACGCCGCGGGTCGTACAGCCGTCGTCGGGCGTCTGCTCGCACTGGTTACAGAACATCGTATTCGGACCGAGGGATGCCGACACCAAAACGCCGGCCGAGATTCCTGCCGTCGGATACCGGTCCCCGAACGCGTTCGGGTCGAGTATAAAAACTCTGTGCGCCGGAGTGGCACGATCACTGGACGTCCGACTGCAACCCGATCGGTCCGGTCAGTTCCTCGACGAACGCCTCGATGACCGTCCCCTCGGCGCGCTGGAGCGTCTCGCTGCAGGTCGACTTCGCGAGGCCGACCTCCTCGGCGAGTTCGGTCAAAGAGCACCGTCTGGGCGTCTCGTAGTAGCCCCGTTCGACCGCGGTCAAAAGCAGATCCCGCTGGGCCTCCGTGAGCAGTTCCTCCGGGCGCGGATCGTCGCGGATGTACTCGACCCGGTACTCGACGCCGGCGCCGTCGAACTCCTCGAACAACGCCGCCAGCCGGTCGGCGGCGCCGCTAACCTCAAGGGTGACCTCCCCGTCGCTGATGCGCACCGGGAAGTCGATCAACACCCCCGATGTCTGGGCCGATAACACGAGCATCGGCGTCCGTGTCTCGATCTGGACTGTCACCTGCCCCGTTGACTCGTGGACCAGTTCCGCTTCGAGGATTCCGGGATGGGATTCGATCGCCGGGACGATTTCGTCCGGATCGTCGGCATAGACGGTGATCAGGGCGATCCCCGAATCGTCCGAGGGAACGGCCGACAGCACACACACCGTCGCGTCCGGATACCGTTCGGTCACCTCCGAGACCCACACCCCATCGGGCATGTCCAGTACGATCCGTACCCTGCTCATCGCTCTAGCGTTCCCTCGGAGCCGTCGATCTCGCCGTTCCGTTCGCCGTCGATCTCGCTGTTCCGTTCGCCGTCGATCCGTTCTTGCCACTCCTGAACTTTCGCCATCAGTTCGACCGGCGGCGTCTCGTTGACGTCCGTCTCCGAGAGCTCTTCGAGCACATCGTCGGCGCCGGGTGGGAGCTCCGGAATGTCTTCTCGGTCCGCCACCGCGGTCCGTCCGTCCAGCTCGTGATCGTCGTCGGATCGCCCGGAGCCACCGTCGCCCGACCGGAACGACCCCGACGAGAGATCGAACACTGCCTGGATCGGTTCGGTAGCCTCCTGCTCCCGTCCGTCGCCGGATTCGTCACTCCCGCCGCCGGAGCCTCGCGCCTCGATCGCCTTCTCCTCGCGGAGCCGCCCGAGCACCTCGTCGGCCCGGGAGACGACCGGCTCCGGAACCCCGGCCAGGTCGGCCACGTGGATGCCGTAGGAACGATCGGTTGGGCCCTCCCGGATCGTTCGGAGGAACGTCACGTCGCCGTCGCGCTCCTCGGCGGCGACGTGCACGTTCTCCACTCGGGGGAGATGCTCCGCCAGCGTCGTCAGCTCGTGGTAGTGGGTCGCAAACAGCGTCTTCGCGCCGATCTCGTTGTGGAGGTACTCGGTGGCGGCCCAGGCGATCGAGATCCCGTCGTAGGTGGCGGTCCCGCGGCCGACCTCGTCGAGGATCACGAGCGAGTTCTCGGTCGCCGAGTGAAGGATGTTCGACAGCTCCTGCATCTCCACCATGAACGTCGAGCGCCCCTCTGCGAGTTCGTCCAGCGCCCCCACGCGGGTGTAGATCCCGTCGACGACGCCGACGGTTGCCTCCCGGGCGGGGACGAAGCTGCCGGCCTGCGCGAGCAGGGCGATCAGCGCGGCCTGGCGCATGTACGTCGACTTCCCGCTCATGTTCGGCCCGGTGACCAAAAGGAACCGCCGGCGTTCGTCCATCGCGAGGTCGTTCGGGACGAACTCGGTGGACTGCTCGACAACCGGGTGTCGGCCCGCCTCGATCGACAGCTCGTCGCCGTCGGTGACGGTCGGGCGAGTCCAGCCGTTGACGGCGGCATGCTCCGCGAGCGCGGCGAAGACGTCGACGGCCGCAATCGCGCGACCGACGTCCTGCAGCAGTTCCGCCCGGCCGGCGACACGTTCCCGAAGTTCACAGAACAGTTCGTGTTCCAGATCGCCACGGGCCTCCTCCAGCCGGAGCACCTCCCGCTCCCGCTCTTCGAGCTCGTCGGTGGTGAACCGCTTCGAGTT
The Halalkaliarchaeum desulfuricum DNA segment above includes these coding regions:
- a CDS encoding ABC transporter ATP-binding protein; this translates as MARERSPRGNGAHTDGDDPTAVELDGVTRTYGDTHALRDVSLSVHEGEFFTLVGPSGCGKTTTLRLIAGFESPTEGTIRIGGTDVTGVPPESRDIGVVFQNYALFPHMTVGENVGYGLRFADPPDGNSSDDRVAELLELVDLPGMQGRTPESLSGGQQQRVAIARALAPGPELLLLDEPMSALDARLRERLRLQVKRIQTELGITTVYVTHDQEEALSISDRMAVMNDGRVEQVGEPRKVYRRPATRFVAEFVGDNNVFTGEIVGVDPGDENADAEQLIVDVDGTQFSIATDGRQAVGSAATGSQAVFCVRPEAMVPDAAENRFDARVTGTEFLGETTRIHLEWQGRELLLRTAEPLDGEVTFGFEPDGAHLVEIR
- a CDS encoding ABC transporter permease, giving the protein MTEETSAPASDDAGRDTADDPASDTATRRAFAGIERYAIGLGAAATGLVLVAVFYYPVATVFREAFIPEGLLTGSVFVSILTDPFYMGELGRLLSGEPPGEVLRQVASPDRQLGILGFTAYQAALSTVASVALGVPAAWILARFEFRGRETLRSLTILPFVLPSIMVAVGFVATFGRDGTLNAILGTVGLGPVELMFTLEAIVIAHAFYNAPLVARVVTAAWEAVDARAVETARSLGASPHRAFLDVVAPQLYPAVLMGATLTFVFTFASFPIVLALGGFQLATVEVFVYRLIRDLNYADAAGLAILELVISLSLTYAYLRYEAANAVRRGAAAPGRRKLLVPRKWTPTALLERFAVAGYALVAVTVFLLPLASMIWASLTGPGGFTLDHYRFLLERQATGAAFQVQPWPAVRNSLAFALATLFVAVPMGLAVAVATTRRYRGRKVVDALAMAPFAVSGIIVGLGLLRGLVFGVEIGGWRITVAGAVAIVAAHAVSAYPFVTRNVAPGLEGLDPALTESARALGASRVRALVDVELPLVWPGVVAGAAFAVAISIGEFNSTIVLATGTDSYTMPVAVERYLGRRLGPATAMGVVLLVVTSASFIVVERLGGYVRH
- a CDS encoding thiamine ABC transporter substrate-binding protein, which codes for MIGTDGTHTTESSTRRRFLATAGAAGATALLAGCSAEQSNGGDTPTEPGDGTETEPGATAGSDDPDTLVVGTYDSFVDAPSTSPGAWIKETFESEFDATLIWQTPPNDVNYYIERADAGVETEADVYVGLNADDLVRVDGALSEPLFDGPGDLERRDRIRDGLEFDPEGRAVPYDTGYISLVYDSTETEAPETFDGLLEEDHRGELIAQNPGQSTTGRAFLLHTVHRYGDDYLDFWADLQENDVRVLGSWNDAYSAWMGGEAPMVVSYSTDQVFASQEGADLDQHQIRFLDDEGYANPEGMARFADANAPDLAREFLGFMLRPGVQGEIAQRNVQFPATDDAELPEEYSQYAHEPPTPVTFGYDELAGGLEEWISEWERQFAGN
- a CDS encoding digeranylgeranylglycerophospholipid reductase, whose translation is MHDGYDVVIAGAGPAGAQCARDLANRGFDVVVLETEPEDGFPRQSNKSTGGTFPSMLTAFGIPDDVVMQFTDTVVIESPNEYFIQEQTGAVLEFADFKQFLVEDGQEAGAEYRFDARVSGPVMEDGEIVGVEYNGTETVYGDVVIDATGPSAPLAKALGVSDLQRDHQAIGIEYELEGLQLGHEGYADLHDAMMLRLDHEYAPGGYSWIFHTGENTAKVGVCYIQNESYQRYGDERRTVDGYLQHWIDTDPRFADAEPIEGKQHRGSAHIQSPGELSTDNFIAIGDTVPSIDPLWGEGIHKGMRSARAAAMTVDHCLTPEEQDTSAENISLYEELWHREVAPRMDARLLMTELMYFAPNERYDTLLRDLAHLDPDTLALANSGDKRAIAKLLHLRDVPLLASFVRNRLQD
- a CDS encoding tyrosine--tRNA ligase, whose product is MDAYELLTRNADEVITEDEVEALAADPDGARAYVGYEPSGVLHLGHMLTANKLIDLQEVGMDVVVLLADVHAYLNGKGTFEEIRETAERMREQFLAYGLDPDTTEFVYGSQFQLDEEYVLDLHELELSTTLNRAQRAMAELQSGETAKVSHVVYPLMQALDIEYLDLDLAVGGMDQRKVHMLHREEIEDLGYEARPCLHTPIIADLGSGVGKMSSSTGVTISMEDTREEIERKVNDAFCPPTRDPDPDEVGNERENPVLELFQYHVFPRFESVVVERPEKYGGDLTYDAYEDLASDLESGELHPADAKGALAEYLDRLIEPGREKMTVG
- the rpl18a gene encoding 50S ribosomal protein L18Ae, producing MAQFVVSGRFQTREDKQAFERAIDAENESVAREHVFSQFGSEHGLKRMQVEIEEVRAQ
- the pfdA gene encoding prefoldin subunit alpha; translation: MGGGQQQLQQLSQELQMIEGEIEELEGEIERINQEKADIDDAMEAIELLESDSTVQVPLGGGAYVRAEVQDIDEIIVKIGADYALEQDQEEAADALELKKESLDDQIEEVREQISELESESERLEAQAQQMQQQMQQQQMQQMQQEGQDE
- the ftsY gene encoding signal recognition particle-docking protein FtsY, which produces MFDGLKDKLNGFREDVEDSAEVEGEVEADIEAGVEADVETEAEVEAEESADSTEAGRADPEASDAESEASDADEDSDGPGTFARAKAFATGRIIIEEEDLEEPLWELEMALLESDVEMSVAERILENVRENMLGETRKQVETTGELVESALQDALLDVISVGQFDFQRRIEGAEPPVVIVFTGVNGVGKTTSIAKLSEWLADRGYSSVLANGDTYRAGANEQISEHADRLGRKLISHEQGGDPAAVIYDGVEYAKANDVDIVLGDTAGRLHTSDDLMSQLEKIDRVVDPDLTLFVDEAVAGQDAVQRAKQFNEAAEIDGTILTKADADSSGGAAISIAYVTGKPILFLGTGQEYDDLERFDPEELVDRLVGE
- the hcp gene encoding hydroxylamine reductase, whose amino-acid sequence is MFCNQCEQTPDDGCTTRGVCGKEPDIQGIQDLTVYGLKGVSAYATHARRLGYADPEVDAAVHEALYSTLTNVNFDPEETLEQALEVGEAAVSAMELLDEAHTNELGVPEPTEVPQNGVEGNAILVTGHDLHDLKQLLEQSEGEGVSVYTHSEMLPAHAYPELSKYDHLKGNVGGAWHDQRTLFVDFPGAIVGTSNCVQPTREAYEDRFFTTGVAGLEEAESIEDGDFTPVIETAKSLPAVDWEPTGTVTTGFHHQPVLELADEILEAIEEGKLRHVFVVAGCDAPTPGRDYYRELVKSIPEDCIVMTTSCGKFRFNDLEFGTVPGTEIPRFLDQGQCNNSYSTVRIATALAEELDCGVNDLPVSIVLSWFEQKAVAVLLGLLSLGVEDIRLGPSIPEFLTPELVEALNAEYGLQPIGEPQADLREMLGGQVAPGAAD
- a CDS encoding helix-turn-helix domain-containing protein; the encoded protein is MSRVRIVLDMPDGVWVSEVTERYPDATVCVLSAVPSDDSGIALITVYADDPDEIVPAIESHPGILEAELVHESTGQVTVQIETRTPMLVLSAQTSGVLIDFPVRISDGEVTLEVSGAADRLAALFEEFDGAGVEYRVEYIRDDPRPEELLTEAQRDLLLTAVERGYYETPRRCSLTELAEEVGLAKSTCSETLQRAEGTVIEAFVEELTGPIGLQSDVQ